A region of Oceanicoccus sp. KOV_DT_Chl DNA encodes the following proteins:
- a CDS encoding protein-glutamate O-methyltransferase CheR encodes MSRWSYQAPLELSDEQYARWQTLLELRTGICFLQHKSILQKGLSQRMREVGCEDYEEYFQQVSRIPEGLIEWTQLVDRISVKETSFYRESHSYGAVQKYLMTLFELESRSKGDTLDLWSVGCSTGEEAYSLAMLANEVLDYVSTECFLGVMATDISQSALAVARLGKYSARKVDSLPPSLKHKYFTGITENQYQVVAKLRQRLAFVQGNLLELDKIPQLAMDVIYCQNVLVYFRRDRQWQVLNGLAEHLKPGGLLVIGPGEVVGWQHPKMQRYKDTAVQAYIKISLKSQRAKNGA; translated from the coding sequence ATGTCGAGGTGGTCTTATCAGGCGCCGCTGGAACTTAGTGATGAACAGTATGCCCGTTGGCAAACTCTATTAGAGCTCCGTACGGGCATTTGCTTTTTACAACATAAATCAATTTTACAAAAAGGCCTCAGCCAGCGTATGCGCGAAGTCGGGTGTGAGGATTATGAAGAGTATTTTCAGCAAGTAAGTCGTATTCCTGAAGGACTCATTGAGTGGACGCAGTTGGTAGACAGGATATCTGTCAAGGAAACCAGTTTTTATCGAGAGTCTCATTCCTACGGCGCAGTGCAAAAATATTTAATGACTCTATTTGAACTTGAGTCGAGAAGTAAGGGCGATACATTAGACCTATGGAGTGTAGGTTGTTCTACCGGAGAAGAGGCGTACTCGTTGGCGATGTTGGCGAATGAGGTTCTTGATTATGTATCAACGGAATGTTTTTTAGGTGTTATGGCTACTGATATTAGTCAGAGCGCGTTAGCAGTAGCAAGACTCGGAAAATACAGTGCGCGTAAAGTTGATAGTTTACCGCCATCGTTGAAGCATAAATATTTTACAGGGATAACGGAAAATCAATATCAAGTAGTTGCCAAGTTACGTCAACGTTTAGCTTTTGTACAAGGCAACTTGTTGGAACTGGATAAAATACCCCAGCTGGCGATGGATGTAATTTATTGTCAAAACGTATTAGTTTATTTTCGCCGCGATCGGCAATGGCAAGTTCTAAATGGCCTGGCAGAACACTTAAAGCCTGGTGGTTTATTGGTGATTGGTCCCGGTGAAGTAGTTGGATGGCAGCACCCAAAGATGCAAAGGTATAAAGATACCGCGGTGCAGGCATATATAAAAATATCGTTAAAAAGCCAGCGCGCGAAAAATGGCGCCTGA
- a CDS encoding methyl-accepting chemotaxis protein has product MNAKTRGAAAKLPTNRVISFFLFLMVAGIVGAGFNAYIVLRDAGYDARYLELTGELRVLAQQISTSSRQATEGDAASFDELEKSRNKFNQTIGILKNGTTSLPSPQSMLSSELGVLDALWNKVNTASTTIVDNRQRLLFLHEVAKTLNESIPELQAEYNNVVEILLENRAPAEQVAVAQRQSWLAERIARNVDNMLQGGSAAKDAADQFNLDASLFGSVLNGMLQGNKAMRISRVTDKDAQVSLEEVNKLFEFVSGSVDEIFQASPDLLKSRTAAEGIVVDSPQIMEATSKLAEQISTLESERKITGTTALFFLGVTLFSLAMIGIQTFRNTQARLRETGETNERNQNAILRLLDELADLADGDLTTTATVTEDFTGAIADSINFTIDQLRILVSQINDTAVKVSTAAQESQSTALHLAEASEHQAQEIAGASAAVNEMAVTIDQVSSNASESASVAERSVAIANTGAEVVQNTINGMDNIREQIQETSKRIKRLGESSQEIGDIVSLINDIADQTNILALNAAIQASMAGDAGRGFAVVADEVQRLAERSSAATKQIEALVKTIQSDTNEAVISMEQTTAEVVRGARLAQDAGTALEEIEKVSQELAELIQNISNAARQQASSAGHISNTMNVIQEITTQTSSGTTATARSIGNLADMANELRESVAGFKLPEEESMVPVDEENLYEEEAPLALAVAE; this is encoded by the coding sequence ATGAACGCTAAAACAAGAGGTGCAGCCGCCAAGCTGCCTACCAACCGAGTCATAAGTTTTTTCCTGTTCCTGATGGTTGCAGGCATTGTTGGCGCCGGTTTTAACGCCTATATCGTGTTGCGAGATGCGGGTTATGATGCCCGTTACTTGGAGCTGACAGGTGAGCTGCGAGTACTGGCGCAGCAAATCTCGACCAGTTCCCGGCAGGCGACTGAGGGGGACGCGGCATCGTTTGATGAGCTTGAAAAATCCCGTAATAAATTTAACCAGACCATCGGTATTTTAAAGAACGGCACCACTTCACTGCCGTCTCCCCAAAGCATGTTATCCAGTGAGTTAGGCGTATTAGATGCGTTATGGAACAAGGTAAATACCGCTTCGACCACTATCGTTGATAACCGCCAGCGACTTTTATTTTTGCACGAAGTTGCTAAAACCCTGAATGAATCGATCCCGGAATTACAGGCGGAATATAACAACGTTGTAGAAATTTTATTAGAAAACCGCGCCCCGGCTGAACAGGTTGCGGTGGCTCAGCGGCAGTCGTGGCTGGCTGAGCGTATCGCCCGTAACGTAGATAACATGTTACAGGGTGGTTCTGCTGCTAAAGATGCGGCCGATCAGTTTAACCTTGATGCGAGCTTGTTTGGTTCGGTACTAAACGGCATGTTGCAGGGCAATAAGGCCATGCGGATTTCACGGGTAACCGATAAAGACGCACAGGTTTCATTGGAAGAAGTTAATAAGCTGTTTGAATTTGTTAGTGGTTCGGTTGATGAAATTTTCCAGGCTTCTCCCGATCTGTTGAAATCACGTACTGCTGCTGAAGGTATCGTTGTTGATTCACCGCAAATCATGGAAGCCACAAGTAAGTTAGCGGAACAAATCAGTACGCTGGAAAGTGAGCGTAAAATTACCGGAACCACCGCGCTGTTTTTCTTGGGCGTGACCTTGTTCTCTTTAGCAATGATCGGTATTCAAACATTCCGCAATACCCAGGCTCGCTTGCGCGAAACCGGTGAAACCAACGAGCGAAACCAGAATGCAATTTTACGTTTACTCGATGAACTCGCCGACTTGGCAGATGGTGACTTAACCACTACCGCAACCGTAACCGAGGATTTCACCGGTGCGATTGCTGACTCGATTAACTTTACTATCGACCAATTGCGGATTCTGGTATCGCAAATTAACGATACAGCGGTGAAGGTATCGACGGCGGCACAGGAATCGCAGTCAACCGCGTTGCACTTAGCCGAAGCGTCCGAACACCAGGCGCAAGAAATTGCCGGTGCATCCGCGGCGGTAAACGAGATGGCGGTGACCATCGACCAGGTATCTTCAAACGCTTCGGAATCAGCCAGCGTTGCGGAGCGTTCGGTTGCCATCGCAAATACCGGCGCCGAAGTGGTACAGAACACCATTAACGGCATGGATAACATCCGTGAGCAGATTCAGGAAACCTCAAAGCGTATCAAACGATTGGGTGAATCATCCCAGGAGATCGGGGATATCGTATCGTTGATTAACGACATCGCCGACCAAACCAACATACTGGCATTGAACGCGGCGATACAGGCATCGATGGCGGGTGACGCGGGTCGTGGTTTCGCGGTAGTTGCGGATGAAGTACAGCGCCTTGCGGAACGTTCTTCTGCGGCAACAAAACAGATTGAAGCGCTGGTTAAAACCATCCAGTCAGATACCAACGAAGCGGTTATCTCGATGGAACAAACCACTGCCGAGGTGGTACGGGGTGCGCGCTTGGCACAGGATGCGGGTACTGCACTGGAAGAAATCGAGAAAGTATCGCAGGAACTTGCGGAATTGATTCAGAACATCTCCAACGCTGCTCGTCAGCAAGCATCATCAGCGGGTCATATATCCAACACGATGAATGTTATCCAGGAAATCACTACTCAAACCTCTTCTGGTACCACAGCAACAGCGAGATCGATCGGTAATCTGGCTGATATGGCGAACGAACTACGTGAGTCAGTGGCTGGCTTTAAATTGCCTGAAGAAGAGTCAATGGTACCAGTGGATGAGGAAAATCTTTACGAGGAAGAAGCACCACTGGCACTGGCTGTCGCTGAGTAA
- a CDS encoding chemotaxis protein CheW has protein sequence MPEQADIKPHWSGIGFTLGGYRFIAPMGEVVEILAQPPSTRLPGVQPWVQGVSNVRGRLLPLIDLERFFGSVPGNRKDRRVLALELGDLYTGLIVNEVFGMQHIPVDSFREEVPEEVSALKPFLAGSYQHNNYVWSVFSPYKLAQNAEFYNAAAS, from the coding sequence TTGCCCGAGCAGGCAGACATTAAGCCGCACTGGTCTGGTATCGGCTTTACCCTTGGTGGTTATCGGTTTATCGCACCAATGGGAGAGGTGGTAGAAATTTTAGCCCAGCCGCCATCGACGCGTTTGCCAGGCGTGCAGCCTTGGGTGCAGGGGGTGTCAAATGTTCGTGGACGCTTATTACCCTTGATTGATTTGGAGCGATTTTTTGGCAGTGTGCCAGGTAATCGCAAAGATCGACGGGTGCTAGCTCTTGAGTTAGGTGATTTGTATACCGGCCTAATCGTTAATGAAGTATTTGGGATGCAACATATTCCAGTGGACAGCTTCCGTGAGGAAGTGCCAGAAGAAGTCTCTGCGTTGAAGCCATTTTTAGCCGGGTCGTACCAGCACAACAATTATGTCTGGTCCGTTTTTAGTCCTTATAAATTGGCACAAAACGCAGAGTTTTATAATGCGGCGGCTAGTTAA
- the pilH gene encoding twitching motility response regulator PilH — protein MARVLIVDDSPTETHKMTTILDRHGHEVITAVSGEDGVAKAKETLPDVVLMDIVMPGLNGFQATRQLSKHATTSHIPVIIVTTKDQETDRLWGQRQGAKGYLTKPVDDNALMSAIADVLG, from the coding sequence ATGGCACGAGTGCTGATCGTCGATGATTCACCGACGGAAACCCACAAGATGACCACGATTCTTGATAGACATGGCCATGAAGTCATAACTGCGGTAAGTGGTGAAGACGGTGTTGCTAAAGCTAAAGAGACTTTGCCCGATGTAGTACTTATGGATATCGTGATGCCGGGCTTGAATGGCTTCCAAGCCACTCGCCAATTGAGTAAGCATGCGACTACCAGTCACATTCCCGTGATTATTGTCACCACCAAGGATCAGGAAACCGACCGCCTGTGGGGACAGCGTCAGGGAGCAAAAGGTTATTTGACGAAGCCGGTGGATGATAACGCCCTAATGTCAGCAATTGCTGATGTGTTGGGCTAG
- a CDS encoding energy transducer TonB, translated as MYLHNWRTKVEAIGNQHYPSKAKSKQLYGDLRMVVSLLPNGEVHRVKILKSSGHKVLDQAAIKIVHLAAPYDPFPTQMQNSVDVLEIIRTWRFHKDRLSSSNT; from the coding sequence ATGTACTTACACAACTGGCGCACCAAGGTGGAAGCGATTGGCAATCAACATTACCCCAGCAAGGCTAAAAGTAAGCAACTATACGGGGATTTAAGGATGGTGGTTTCGCTATTGCCCAATGGTGAAGTACATCGGGTCAAAATTTTAAAATCTTCCGGCCATAAAGTGCTTGATCAAGCCGCAATAAAAATCGTCCACCTCGCTGCCCCTTATGACCCCTTCCCCACCCAAATGCAAAATAGTGTCGATGTGCTGGAAATTATCCGCACCTGGCGTTTTCATAAAGATCGCCTGTCTTCAAGTAATACCTAA
- a CDS encoding YqgE/AlgH family protein, which produces MDKLSSANSLKDHFLIAMPTITDGLFANSITYICEHNDQGAMGIVINHPLDLSLDEIFQHLEINDIQGPHSDQILAGGPVHMDRGFVLHRTTEQEWDSTIRISGQVALTTSQDILTAIAHDQGPVDSIVALGYAGWSAGQLEIELADNAWLTVPADSDIIFNTPVELRAKAAAAQMGVDLALISPQAGHA; this is translated from the coding sequence ATGGATAAATTAAGTAGTGCAAACAGTTTAAAAGACCACTTCCTGATAGCCATGCCGACTATCACTGACGGCCTATTCGCCAACAGTATTACTTACATCTGCGAACACAATGACCAAGGCGCGATGGGCATTGTCATTAATCACCCGCTGGATCTCAGCCTCGACGAAATTTTCCAGCATCTGGAAATTAATGATATCCAGGGCCCTCACAGTGACCAGATACTCGCCGGTGGTCCAGTACACATGGATCGCGGCTTTGTTTTGCATCGCACTACTGAACAGGAATGGGATTCCACTATTCGCATTTCTGGCCAAGTCGCACTGACTACCTCGCAAGATATTCTTACCGCTATCGCTCATGATCAGGGTCCGGTCGATAGCATTGTGGCGCTGGGTTATGCTGGTTGGAGCGCAGGCCAATTAGAAATAGAACTCGCTGACAATGCCTGGTTAACTGTGCCAGCCGATAGCGATATTATTTTTAATACGCCTGTAGAGTTACGCGCCAAAGCGGCTGCCGCACAAATGGGCGTGGACCTGGCACTAATCTCTCCCCAGGCAGGGCATGCCTAA
- the ruvX gene encoding Holliday junction resolvase RuvX, whose product MSDNKRPLLDAKSILCFDYGTKSIGVAIGQSITQTANPLIDLKAQDGIPSWEEIKKILDEWRPDLLLIGLPLNMDGSESELSTRAKKFANRLHGRFGLPIAMADERLSSFAAKGEIIQQTGSRDFKKNNVDSLAAKIILESWFTEHGQ is encoded by the coding sequence ATGTCTGACAATAAACGTCCATTACTAGACGCAAAATCTATTCTTTGTTTTGACTATGGCACCAAATCCATCGGCGTTGCCATTGGCCAGTCCATCACCCAAACTGCAAACCCACTGATCGATTTAAAAGCACAAGATGGTATTCCAAGTTGGGAAGAAATAAAAAAAATTCTCGATGAATGGCGACCAGACTTATTACTTATTGGCTTGCCATTAAACATGGATGGCAGCGAATCTGAACTCAGTACTCGCGCTAAAAAATTCGCCAACCGTTTACATGGTCGCTTTGGTTTACCCATTGCGATGGCTGACGAACGCTTAAGTAGTTTTGCCGCCAAAGGAGAAATTATTCAGCAAACGGGCTCGCGGGATTTTAAGAAAAATAATGTGGACAGTTTAGCCGCAAAAATAATTCTAGAAAGCTGGTTTACCGAACACGGCCAATAA
- a CDS encoding PilT/PilU family type 4a pilus ATPase produces the protein MDIDKLLQIVVEKGASDLFITAGVPPSIKVHGRVVPVTTSPLSPEKTRETVLGVMNESQRRDFVRDKECNFAISARGIGRFRVSAFYQRNLAGMVLRRIETTIPRIEDLGLPDVIKDLAMIKRGLVVFVGATGAGKSTSLAAMIGHRNRNSKGHIISVEDPIEYIHQHEGCIVTQREVGIDTSSFEIGLKNMLRQAPDVIMIGEVRSRETMEHAITFAETGHLCLCTLHANNANQALDRILHFFPADRHSQLWMDLSLNLRAMVAQQLIPTPDGKGRRSCVEVLINTPLAQDLIRKGEVHSLKDLMSKSNDNGMQTFDQALYELYKAGEITYEDALAHADSANDLRLMIKLGDENSPSQLDAIAGDLSLEDESEQDRGQNFKR, from the coding sequence GTGGATATTGATAAGCTGTTACAAATCGTCGTTGAAAAAGGCGCCTCGGATCTTTTTATTACCGCTGGAGTACCCCCGTCAATCAAAGTCCATGGTCGCGTGGTGCCGGTCACTACGAGTCCGCTAAGCCCGGAGAAAACACGCGAGACTGTGCTTGGGGTAATGAATGAATCCCAGCGTCGGGATTTTGTTCGCGATAAAGAGTGTAACTTTGCTATTAGCGCCAGAGGTATTGGCCGCTTTCGGGTGAGTGCTTTTTACCAACGCAATTTGGCCGGTATGGTATTGCGCAGGATCGAAACGACTATTCCGCGGATTGAAGATTTAGGTTTGCCAGATGTTATTAAAGATTTGGCGATGATTAAGCGCGGCTTAGTCGTGTTTGTGGGTGCCACGGGTGCGGGTAAATCAACTTCCTTGGCCGCGATGATTGGTCACCGCAATCGCAATTCCAAAGGTCATATTATTTCAGTTGAAGATCCGATTGAATATATTCATCAGCATGAGGGGTGTATTGTGACCCAGCGTGAAGTGGGTATTGATACCTCGAGCTTTGAAATTGGCTTGAAAAATATGTTGCGACAAGCGCCTGACGTAATCATGATTGGTGAGGTACGTAGTCGTGAAACCATGGAGCACGCTATAACTTTTGCTGAAACCGGCCACTTATGTTTGTGTACTTTGCATGCGAACAATGCCAATCAGGCGCTGGATAGAATTTTGCATTTTTTCCCTGCGGATAGACACTCGCAACTATGGATGGATTTATCGTTGAACTTGCGGGCAATGGTTGCTCAGCAGTTAATTCCTACGCCTGATGGTAAAGGCCGTCGCTCTTGTGTAGAAGTATTAATTAATACACCTTTAGCACAGGATTTAATTCGCAAAGGTGAAGTACATTCGTTGAAAGATTTGATGAGTAAGTCTAACGATAATGGTATGCAAACTTTCGATCAGGCCTTGTATGAATTATATAAAGCTGGCGAAATTACTTACGAGGATGCATTAGCGCATGCGGATTCGGCCAATGATTTACGCTTGATGATCAAGTTAGGCGATGAAAATAGCCCGTCACAATTAGATGCGATTGCCGGGGATTTATCATTGGAAGATGAAAGTGAGCAAGACAGAGGACAAAACTTTAAGCGTTAG
- a CDS encoding type IV pilus twitching motility protein PilT, translating into MDITELLAFSAKQGASDLHLSAGLPPMIRVDGDVRRINLPPMEHKQVHGLIYEIMNDKQRKDYEEFLETDFSFEVPGVARFRVNAFNQNRGAGAVFRTIPSKVLSMEDLGMGQVFRDISMVPRGLVLVTGPTGSGKSTTLAAMMDFINDNKYEHVLTIEDPIEFVHESKKCLVNQREVHRDTHGFNEALRSALREDPDIILVGELRDLETIRLAMTAAETGHLVFGTLHTTSAAKTIDRIIDVFPAEEKSMVRSMLSESLQAVIAQTLLKKVGGGRIAAHEIMIGTSAIRNLIREDKVAQMYSAIQTGGSAGMQTMDQCLSDLIDKRLIARDVARLKARFPENF; encoded by the coding sequence ATGGATATTACCGAGCTGTTAGCCTTTAGTGCCAAACAAGGCGCTTCCGATTTACATTTGTCTGCGGGGCTACCGCCGATGATTCGTGTGGATGGCGACGTGCGCCGGATTAACTTGCCACCGATGGAGCATAAACAGGTACACGGCCTGATTTATGAAATCATGAATGATAAGCAGCGCAAAGACTATGAAGAATTTCTGGAGACGGATTTCTCCTTCGAAGTACCTGGTGTGGCGCGCTTCCGGGTTAATGCCTTTAACCAGAACCGCGGTGCGGGTGCTGTGTTCAGGACTATCCCTTCCAAAGTCTTGTCGATGGAAGATCTGGGTATGGGGCAGGTATTTCGCGATATCTCCATGGTGCCGCGGGGCTTGGTATTGGTGACTGGGCCAACTGGCTCGGGTAAATCCACTACGCTGGCAGCGATGATGGACTTTATTAATGACAATAAATACGAACATGTATTAACCATAGAGGACCCGATCGAATTTGTGCACGAATCCAAGAAGTGTTTGGTTAACCAGCGTGAAGTACATCGTGATACTCACGGCTTTAATGAAGCGTTGCGCTCAGCGCTGCGGGAAGATCCCGATATTATTCTGGTAGGTGAATTACGGGATTTGGAAACTATCCGTTTGGCAATGACCGCCGCAGAAACCGGCCACTTGGTATTCGGTACATTGCACACCACCTCAGCGGCAAAAACCATTGACCGTATTATTGACGTGTTTCCAGCAGAAGAAAAATCAATGGTACGGTCGATGTTGTCGGAATCATTGCAGGCGGTTATTGCTCAAACGCTATTGAAAAAAGTCGGCGGCGGTCGTATCGCTGCCCATGAAATTATGATTGGGACGTCAGCTATTCGTAATTTGATTCGTGAAGATAAAGTGGCACAGATGTACTCAGCTATTCAAACTGGTGGCTCCGCGGGAATGCAGACTATGGATCAATGTTTATCTGACTTAATAGATAAGCGTTTGATTGCTCGTGATGTTGCAAGACTGAAAGCGCGCTTCCCGGAAAACTTTTAA
- the proC gene encoding pyrroline-5-carboxylate reductase: MSTVSSDTPHSNITFIGAGNMAASIIGGLVNKGFAPHSITASDPYPQSLSNLREVAAVNITDDNHQAIANADVVVLAVKPQVMKPILQDLASSAQQSKPLIISIAAGIEIHSLNKWLGGNMAIVRCMPNTPSLVQTGATALFANDLVTEQQRQAADSILRAVGIALWVDQESQLDAVTAVSGSGPAYFFLLMEAMQAAGEQLGLSADVAKQLTLQTALGAAQMAISSDVDAAELRRRVTSPGGTTEQAIKVFEDQGMRDIVNQALIACRDRSEELAKLLDE; this comes from the coding sequence TTGTCTACTGTCAGTTCTGATACTCCCCACTCCAACATCACGTTTATCGGCGCTGGTAATATGGCAGCCAGTATTATTGGTGGCTTGGTCAATAAAGGCTTTGCGCCACACTCAATCACTGCCAGCGACCCTTACCCTCAGTCTTTAAGTAATTTGCGTGAAGTGGCCGCCGTGAATATCACTGATGACAACCACCAGGCCATCGCCAATGCTGACGTAGTAGTCCTGGCGGTGAAACCGCAGGTGATGAAACCTATATTGCAAGATCTGGCCAGCAGCGCCCAGCAGTCAAAACCGCTGATTATTTCCATTGCCGCGGGCATCGAGATTCACAGCCTGAATAAATGGCTGGGCGGCAATATGGCCATTGTCCGCTGCATGCCTAACACCCCATCTTTGGTGCAAACAGGGGCAACGGCATTATTCGCCAACGATCTAGTTACTGAGCAACAACGCCAAGCAGCAGATTCTATCTTGCGCGCAGTGGGTATTGCTTTATGGGTAGATCAGGAAAGCCAGCTGGATGCTGTCACTGCTGTCTCTGGTAGTGGCCCCGCTTACTTCTTTCTATTAATGGAGGCCATGCAAGCCGCAGGCGAACAGTTGGGACTCAGCGCCGATGTGGCCAAGCAATTGACCTTGCAAACGGCTTTGGGAGCAGCACAAATGGCTATTTCCAGCGACGTGGATGCTGCCGAGCTACGACGGCGGGTCACCTCACCTGGTGGCACTACCGAACAGGCTATCAAAGTCTTCGAAGATCAGGGCATGCGGGATATTGTTAACCAAGCCCTGATCGCTTGCCGCGATCGATCTGAAGAATTAGCGAAACTGCTGGATGAATAA